Proteins encoded in a region of the Isosphaeraceae bacterium EP7 genome:
- a CDS encoding ComF family protein codes for MATRNSSGRLGRWKAACAGVLDALVFPWSCAVCEAACDGPFCEPCRAELAGAAGRCCRRCAMPVGPHVDVDGGCSDCRGKSLGFDAAFALGPYQGPIRSLCLGLKRESNAWMGRHLGDLLAEVHGDALAAAWPARVVPVPLHWLRRVKRGYNQATGPAEALARRLGRPISHPLWRASNTKALAGASRTERALRMKGAFRLRRGWDLRGETVVLVDDILTSGATCGAAARALKQAGASRVIVAVVGRADGVNRTPGAGANAGGGWF; via the coding sequence ATGGCGACGCGCAACTCCTCCGGGAGGCTGGGGCGGTGGAAGGCCGCCTGTGCCGGGGTGCTCGATGCGCTGGTGTTCCCCTGGTCATGCGCCGTCTGCGAGGCGGCCTGCGACGGGCCCTTCTGCGAGCCATGCCGGGCGGAGCTGGCGGGGGCGGCGGGGCGTTGCTGCCGCAGGTGCGCCATGCCAGTCGGTCCTCATGTCGACGTGGACGGGGGTTGCTCGGATTGCCGGGGCAAGTCGCTCGGGTTCGACGCGGCGTTCGCGCTGGGGCCCTATCAGGGGCCGATCCGCAGCCTTTGCCTCGGCTTGAAGCGTGAATCGAACGCCTGGATGGGGCGACATCTGGGGGACTTGCTGGCCGAGGTTCACGGCGACGCGCTGGCGGCGGCCTGGCCGGCCCGGGTGGTGCCGGTTCCTCTGCACTGGCTCAGGCGGGTTAAGCGAGGTTACAACCAGGCGACCGGCCCGGCCGAGGCGCTGGCGCGACGACTGGGGCGGCCGATCTCGCATCCGCTCTGGCGGGCGTCGAACACGAAGGCGCTGGCCGGTGCGAGCCGGACGGAGCGTGCCTTGCGCATGAAGGGGGCATTCCGGCTGCGGCGGGGGTGGGATCTCCGGGGGGAGACGGTGGTGCTGGTCGATGATATCCTGACGTCGGGCGCCACCTGCGGCGCGGCGGCCCGCGCCTTGAAGCAGGCGGGCGCGTCGAGGGTGATCGTGGCGGTCGTCGGCCGAGCCGACGGCGTGAATCGGACGCCGGGCGCGGGCGCGAATGCGGGCGGGGGATGGTTTTGA
- the hemC gene encoding hydroxymethylbilane synthase: MSTSGGEYQQAELSTASHPQVRTRVRIGTRSSPLARWQSGWVADRLRELYPGLEVELVEIKTHGDRDRNSPLAAIGGMGLFTKEIQRALVDREVEVAVHSLKDLPTTGPKELTLGAIPLREGLADALISPRYGTLRDLPAGAKVGTGSLRRRAMLLHARPDLIIEGVRGNVETRLGYALDGRLDAVVLAEAGLRRIGLDRHVTERLAPPEFLPAAGQGALGIECRADDRATLVLLAPLDDAITRRSVLAERSALADLEGGCMIPLGVWGRDAGDGLALDAYVFDPDGRTRLSARAEGPRSDPLGLGRRVARLLRDQGADAVLGRGPTP, translated from the coding sequence ATGTCGACGTCGGGCGGCGAGTACCAGCAGGCCGAGCTTTCCACCGCGTCGCACCCGCAGGTGCGGACCAGGGTCCGGATCGGCACGAGGAGCAGCCCGCTGGCACGCTGGCAATCGGGCTGGGTGGCCGATCGCCTGCGCGAGCTATATCCGGGGCTGGAAGTCGAGCTCGTCGAGATCAAAACGCACGGCGACCGCGATCGGAACTCGCCGCTGGCGGCCATCGGCGGCATGGGCCTGTTCACCAAGGAGATCCAGCGTGCCCTGGTCGACCGCGAGGTCGAGGTGGCGGTGCACAGCCTGAAGGATCTGCCGACGACGGGCCCGAAGGAGCTGACCCTGGGGGCGATCCCGCTGCGCGAGGGTCTGGCCGACGCCCTGATCTCGCCCCGATATGGCACGCTGCGCGACCTGCCGGCGGGTGCGAAGGTGGGGACCGGATCGCTGAGACGCAGGGCGATGCTGCTGCACGCCCGGCCCGACTTGATCATTGAGGGGGTCCGGGGCAACGTCGAGACCAGGCTGGGGTATGCGCTGGACGGGCGGCTCGACGCGGTGGTGCTGGCCGAGGCGGGTCTCAGGCGGATTGGCCTGGATAGGCACGTCACCGAGCGGTTGGCCCCTCCCGAGTTCCTGCCGGCGGCCGGGCAGGGGGCCCTGGGAATTGAGTGCCGGGCCGACGACCGCGCGACCCTGGTGTTGCTGGCTCCGCTGGACGACGCCATCACCCGACGCTCGGTGCTGGCCGAGCGGTCGGCGCTGGCCGATCTGGAAGGGGGCTGCATGATCCCCCTGGGGGTCTGGGGCCGCGATGCCGGCGATGGTCTGGCGCTCGACGCCTATGTTTTTGACCCCGACGGGCGGACCCGCCTGTCCGCCCGCGCCGAGGGGCCTCGTTCCGATCCCTTGGGGTTGGGCCGGCGTGTCGCCCGGCTGCTGCGTGATCAGGGGGCCGATGCCGTCCTGGGTCGCGGCCCGACGCCCTGA
- a CDS encoding sigma-70 family RNA polymerase sigma factor, translating into MDLVADGETQAQLLEARDPDIRLMLQVRDDVPGAFEVLVERYQHRLVGILSHLVGRVEEAEDLTQEVLLRIYRARKGYTPKAKFSTWLFTIANNLALNHLRGKGRGTGDAVGGVGETGGTSAMLRPAVERVEGREGTPSSSMRQAELSDVIRGALETLGEDQRMAVLLNKFEGMSYQEIAEIMKRTEPAIKSLLSRARMQLRGQLEPYLKGDSRRAGT; encoded by the coding sequence ACGCAGGCTCAACTCCTGGAAGCACGCGACCCCGACATCCGGCTGATGCTCCAGGTGCGCGACGACGTGCCGGGCGCGTTCGAGGTGCTGGTGGAACGCTATCAGCACCGGCTGGTCGGGATCTTGTCGCATCTGGTCGGGCGGGTCGAGGAGGCCGAGGACCTGACCCAGGAGGTGCTCTTGCGCATCTACCGGGCCCGCAAGGGGTACACGCCCAAGGCGAAGTTCTCGACCTGGCTGTTCACGATTGCCAACAACCTGGCACTGAACCACCTGCGGGGCAAAGGGCGGGGGACCGGCGACGCGGTCGGGGGCGTGGGGGAGACCGGCGGGACGTCGGCGATGTTGCGGCCGGCGGTCGAGCGGGTTGAAGGGCGAGAGGGAACTCCCTCGTCGTCCATGCGGCAGGCGGAGCTGTCGGACGTGATCCGCGGGGCGCTGGAGACCCTGGGCGAAGATCAGCGGATGGCGGTGCTACTGAACAAGTTCGAAGGCATGAGCTATCAAGAGATTGCGGAGATCATGAAGCGGACCGAGCCGGCGATCAAGTCGCTGCTCTCGCGGGCCCGGATGCAGCTACGCGGGCAACTCGAGCCTTATTTGAAGGGCGACTCGCGCAGGGCGGGAACCTGA